From Uloborus diversus isolate 005 chromosome 8, Udiv.v.3.1, whole genome shotgun sequence, a single genomic window includes:
- the LOC129228669 gene encoding uncharacterized protein LOC129228669, whose protein sequence is MDECKKNRTQYGRLFTKACNEFDAEEAWLSDEDKLLKLKVIEEKALLMIETEYKVRNHLCDENISETECDAEFDQSEIYIDRWRVLGQKLKKLSSCEKEDSASVSSANTSQKNTLLRYPKIRLPSFNGDIRNWLGFWGQFQKIDKDSNLDLHDKFSYLSQSMVKGSIAEDLIKSFPPGGDSYEKALNQLKSRFGKEELLIQIYVRDLLALILQRESAETKSLRVLYDLLETKLRALESLGVTRDKYACMLFPLIESSLPQETLRAWERCRATNRRTRDVTPENELSSQLEEKNDLRSILNFLQDEVEAEERIILASQSFDCPKVKSTSRENSKLHIEKKNHNKLKFGNRAQVATAADLFTASREQKLCIFCGNHHDSNDCIKAGKIPLKERELLVGKSHCCFLCLKTGHQVRQCNVKAGCANCGRRHILLCRSGQPHLPSSSERVVALEETPKQVSALANISMSPKVMLQTLIVIIRGNGKSRKARAIFDSASQRSYILKDTAKEMKYEVLGSECLKHALFGGKNSGVCKHEVFKLYLTSANGNYNCNFDVLSQPVICETKPPTNELCIKELCD, encoded by the coding sequence atggatgaatgTAAGAAAAACAGGACACAGTATGGGAGATTATTTACGAAAGCTTGCAATGAATTTGATGCAGAAGAAGCTTGGTTAAGTGATGAAGATAAATTACTTAAACTTAAAGTAATTGAAGAAAAAGCACTTTTAATGATTGAGACTGAATACAAGGTTAGAAATCATCTTTGCgatgaaaatatttcagaaacagaATGTGATGCTGAGTTCGATCAATCTGAGATTTATATTGATCGCTGGCGCGTTTTAGgacaaaaactcaaaaaacttTCATCATGTGAAAAAGAAGATTCTGCTTCGGTTTCAAGTGCAAATACGTCACAGAAAAACACTCTGTTACGGTATCCTAAGATACGGCTCCCGTCATTCAATGGAGATATAAGAAACTGGCTCGGATTTTGGGGACAGTTTCAAAAGATCGATAAAGACTCCAACTTGGACCTACATGACAAGTTTTCTTATTTGTCACAAAGTATGGTTAAAGGTAGCATTGCTGAGGATTTAATCAAAAGTTTCCCGCCTGGAGGAGATAGCTATGAAAAAGCATTAAATCAATTAAAGAGTAGATTTGGAAAAGAAGAATTGCTGATACAGATCTATGTAAGAGATCTATTAGCATTAATTCTTCAGAGAGAAAGTGCTGAAACCAAATCTCTTCGAGTGTTATACGACTTATTAGAGACTAAATTGAGGGCATTAGAGTCTCTAGGAGTAACTAGAGACAAATATGCTTGTATGTTATTTCCACTAATTGAATCATCACTTCCACAAGAAACTTTGAGAGCTTGGGAACGATGCCGAGCAACAAACCGGAGAACGCGAGATGTTACTCCAGAAAATGAATTGAGTTCACAGTTGGAAGAAAAGAACGACTTGAGATCAATTTTGAATTTCCTACAAGATGAGGTAGAGGCTgaagaaagaataattttagcttcTCAGTCATTCGATTGCCCTAAAGTGAAATCTACTTCTCGAGAGAACAGTAAATTacacattgaaaagaaaaatcataataaattaaAGTTTGGGAATAGAGCTCAAGTAGCAACAGCAGCTGACCTTTTTACTGCATCGCGGGAACAGAAACTGTGTATTTTTTGCGGCAATCACCATGATTCGAATGATTGCATAAAAGCAGGGAAAATACCGCTTAAAGAGAGAGAATTACTAGTTGGAAAATCTCACTGCTGTTTTCTATGTCTCAAAACAGGACATCAAGTTCGTCAATGCAATGTGAAAGCTGGATGTGCTAATTGTGGAAGAAGACATATTTTGCTGTGCAGAAGTGGCCAACCGCATTTACCTTCGTCTTCTGAAAGAGTTGTTGCATTAGAAGAAACTCCAAAGCAAGTTTCAGCTCTCGCAAACATTTCAATGTCACCAAAAGTGATGTTGCAAACCCTAATAGTAATCATAAGAGGAAACGGAAAGAGCCGTAAAGCGAGAGCAATTTTTGATTCTGCATCCCAGAGGTCATACATTCTAAAGGATACGGCAAAGGAGATGAAGTACGAAGTCCTGGGTTCAGAGTGTCTCAAACATGCACTTTTCGGAGGAAAAAATTCTGGTGTGTGTAAACATGaagtttttaaactgtatttAACTAGTGCTAACGGTAATTATAACTGCAATTTTGACGTTTTGAGTCAACCAGTCATATGTGAAACAAAGCCACCTACAAATGAACTCTGTATAAAAGAACTCTGTGACTGA
- the LOC129228670 gene encoding uncharacterized protein LOC129228670 — protein MTGGYKLLPSGLAAIETKLGWTLMGKNSSLESRESTALLVTSMICNETCISNLWSLETIGILDPSEKKTQDELHAAAKEHFLRTVRIDDEGRFIVDLPWLSEHPPLPENFELALKRLNNTVKNLKAKNLYEDYDLVFKEWEKEGIIEEVPYNEIQEPSHYLPHRPVVKENCTTRIRPVFDASAKSRSSPSLNDCLEKGMNLIEFIPSILTRFRMYKIGVTADICKAFLQIRVSERDKNYLRFLWYNDKSELKYFRHCRVIFGASCSPFLLGSVVQYHLESALEEARVESSKYPVETVEELANSFYVDNCLVSVKDEAQLHKFMQAATEILMERKFELRGWEYSDSRCQVSEPTNVLGMMWDRGNDTLSLKLSRDTDTSSMKISKRSILSAAHKTFDPLGIVCPVTLLPKLLLQRLWECKLTWDQEVDTNTEEEFLKWLKNLETLKELKITRWLQCEYVIDSLHFFCDASKSAYSAVVFIKICLNDSVAVHLLRAKSRIAPCGKKEMTIARLELLGATILARLSVEVLKEFKKEKIVFWTDSTTVLSWLRKEGPWGVFVQNRVQEIRSLTPLNAWRFVPGSLNPADLPSRGCSARQLLSSKWWEGPQWLYFPSEEWPKDEFCVDEEEILSERKRGVVSSMVNVQCTDNIVSDRFSSYTKTIRTIGWIYRFYHNISSQNKIIGELTTDEYIKLKSFYSITT, from the coding sequence ATGACAGGTGGTTATAAATTACTTCCTAGTGGCCTTGCCGCAATTGAAACTAAACTAGGGTGGACACTAATGGGGAAGAACTCTAGTTTAGAATCTCGAGAAAGCACTGCATTACTTGTAACGAGTATGATTTGTAATGAAACTTGTATATCAAACTTGTGGTCATTGGAAACGATCGGTATACTGGATCCATCTGAGAAGAAAACGCAAGATGAATTGCATGCAGCAGctaaagaacattttttgagaaCTGTTAGAATAGACGATGAAGGAAGGTTTATCGTTGATTTGCCTTGGTTGAGTGAACATCCCCCTCTgcctgaaaattttgaattggcTTTGAAGAGACTGAACAACACAGTAAAGAACTTAAAAGCGAAAAATCTGTATGAGGATTATGACCTGGTTTTCAAAGAATGGGAAAAGGAGGGAATAATTGAAGAGGTTCCTTATAATGAAATTCAAGAACCATCGCATTATTTACCACATCGGCCTGTTGTCAAAGAAAATTGTACGACTCGCATTAGGCCAGTATTCGATGCTTCCGCTAAGTCGAGATCTTCACCAAGTCTAAATGACTGCCTTGAAAAGGGTATGAACCTTATTGAATTCATTCCATCAATATTAACACGCTTTCGTATGTATAAAATAGGGGTTACTGCTGATATATGTAAAGCGTTTCTGCAAATCCGTGTATCTGAAAGGGACAAAAATTATCTGAGATTCCTCTGGTACAACGATAAGTCTGAGCTAAAGTATTTCAGGCACTGTCGTGTAATATTCGGTGCTTCGTGTAGCCCTTTTTTACTCGGATCTGTGGTTCAGTATCATTTAGAATCAGCGCTAGAAGAGGCACGAGTTGAGTCCTCGAAATATCCCGTTGAAACTGTAGAAGAACTTGCTAACAGTTTTTATGTGGACAATTGTCTTGTTAGCGTAAAGGATGAAGCTCAGTTGCATAAATTTATGCAAGCGGCTACAGAAATATTAATGGAGAGAAAATTTGAATTACGAGGGTGGGAGTACTCGGATTCCCGCTGTCAAGTTTCAGAACCCACGAATGTGCTAGGAATGATGTGGGACCGTGGAAATGATACCCTCAGTTTAAAGTTATCACGTGATACTGATACCTCTTCGATGAAAATTTCTAAGAGGTCAATTTTGTCTGCTGCACATAAAACGTTTGATCCTTTAGGCATAGTCTGTCCGGTTACTTTACTGCCAAAACTTTTGCTGCAGAGGTTATGGGAATGCAAATTAACATGGGATCAAGAAGTAGATACAAATACTGAAGAAGAATTCTTGAAATGGTTGAAAAATTTGGAGACTTTGAAAGAATTGAAGATAACTAGATGGTTGCAATGCGAATACGTAATtgatagtttacattttttctgcGACGCTAGTAAGTCTGcctattcagctgttgtttttataaaaatttgtttgaatgatTCAGTAGCTGTTCATCTGCTAAGAGCTAAATCTCGGATTGCACCTTGTGGAAAGAAAGAGATGACTATAGCAAGATTAGAGCTTCTTGGAGCCACAATTTTAGCACGTCTTTCTGTAGAAGTTCTGAAAGaattcaaaaaagagaaaattgtgttTTGGACTGATTCTACTACCGTTCTTTCATGGTTGAGAAAAGAAGGGCCGTGGGGAGTGTTTGTACAAAACCGAGTGCAGGAAATTAGATCCTTGACTCCTTTGAATGCATGGCGGTTCGTCCCAGGATCACTAAATCCAGCAGATCTTCCGAGTAGAGGTTGTTCTGCTCGTCAACTTCTTTCGTCAAAATGGTGGGAAGGTCCGCAATGGTTGTATTTCCCATCGGAAGAATGGCCAAAAGACGAATTTTGTGTTGATGAAGAAGAAATTCTAAGTGAAAGAAAGAGAGGCGTGGTATCATCTATGGTCAACGTGCAATGCACAGATAACATTGTAAGTGACCGATTTTCAAGTTATACGAAGACAATCAGAACAATTGGATGGATCTATAGATTTTATCACAATATTTCCAGTCAGAATAAGATAATAGGAGAGTTGACAACTGATGAGTATATAAAACTTAagagcttttattcaataacaacgtaa
- the LOC129228671 gene encoding uncharacterized protein LOC129228671, which yields MRQIQSEQFHEDNRLQKLQTFKDKDGLLRLQTRLFDCEETEEFKSPILLPSKHKAVLKMVTEEHKKSFHAGLSTLLVRLREKYWILGVRKLAKQVISNCVICKRHTAKPLEVPFAPLPRDRVTHAGVFEVSGADYAGPLYLRSGEKAWINLFTCAVYRAVHFELVKSMSTESFILALRRFVARRGRIAVLYTDNGMSFVGTNNVLKTLDWNKISSYSTTRQISWKFIPPTAAWWGGWWERMVGMLKGLLRRILSKSSVTYEELSTILCDCEAIINSRPLTYISSSPDQLMPLTPAMFLVSDNCTKIENAHLDVVDRTLLTRRSKYLQKLREDLRQRFRNEYFALLINQGYRKVNSLEVGDIVLIGSDGSKRNDWPLGVVIKIYPGADGHSRVARVKTQQGERLRPFQRLYPLELSAIEVSSLKLPSLVKETSAETTFFSGTRKEPGIPSDVFVGEETSNNTRPLLKETRYGRKIRVPERLKM from the coding sequence ATGAGGCAAATACAGTCAGAGCAATTTCATGAAGATAATCGTTTGCAGAAGCTGCAAACATTCAAAGATAAGGATGGATTACTACGATTACAAACAAGATTGTTTGATTGTGAGGAAACAGAAGAGTTTAAGAGTCCTATTCTGTTACCTTCAAAACATAAAGCGGTATTGAAAATGGTGACTGAAGAACATAAAAAATCTTTCCACGCAGGACTGTCTACTTTATTAGTGagattaagagaaaaatattggATATTAGGCGTCAGGAAGTTAGCTAAGCAAGTGATTTCTAACTGTGTTATATGTAAACGCCATACAGCTAAACCTCTGGAAGTGCCATTCGCCCCATTACCAAGAGACAGAGTCACCCATGCAGGTGTTTTTGAAGTTTCCGGGGCTGATTATGCCGGGCCTTTGTATTTGCGATCAGGAGAAAAGGCCTGGATCAATTTATTTACATGTGCGGTTTACCGAGCTGTACATTTTGAGCTAGTTAAGTCAATGTCAACAGAGTCATTCATCTTAGCATTAAGACGATTCGTAGCTCGAAGAGGAAGAATTGCTGTTCTCTACACCGACAACGGCATGAGTTTTGTTGGAACGAACAATGTGCTAAAGACGCTCGACTGGAATAAAATAAGCTCTTATTCCACCACAAGACAGATTTCTTGGAAGTTCATTCCACCAACCGCTGCCTGGTGGGGTGGTTGGTGGGAGCGCATGGTTGGGATGCTGAAAGGCCTTTTGAGAAGAATACTAAGTAAATCTTCTGTTACCTACGAGGAGCTTTCAACAATATTATGCGACTGTGAAGCAATCATCAACTCGAGACCGTTGACATACATATCAAGTTCACCAGATCAACTGATGCCCTTAACTCCGGCTATGTTTCTGGTAAGTGACAACTGCACCAAGATTGAAAATGCTCATCTAGATGTGGTAGACAGAACCTTGTTGACAAGAAGGTCCAAATATCTACAGAAATTAAGAGAAGACTTACGACAAAGATttagaaatgaatattttgcacttcTAATTAACCAAGGCTATAGGAAAGTTAACTCATTAGAAGTTGGTGATATCGTTTTAATAGGGAGTGACGGATCCAAGCGTAATGACTGGCCTCTTGGAGTAGTAATAAAAATCTATCCTGGAGCAGATGGCCATTCCAGAGTAGCCAGAGTAAAGACACAACAAGGAGAGAGACTGCGGCCATTTCAAAGGCTATATCCCTTAGAACTATCTGCGATTGAAGTTAGTTCTTTGAAATTACCTTCGCTGGTCAAAGAGACCTCTGCAGAAACAACCTTTTTCTCAGGAACGAGAAAAGAGCCTGGGATACCTTCAGACGTGTTTGTGGGAGAAGAAACATCTAACAACACTCGGCCCCTTTTGAAAGAAACCAGATATGGGAGAAAGATTAGAGTACCTGAACGTTTAAAGATGTAA